The Punica granatum isolate Tunisia-2019 chromosome 4, ASM765513v2, whole genome shotgun sequence genome has a window encoding:
- the LOC116205391 gene encoding pentatricopeptide repeat-containing protein At5g46460, mitochondrial, giving the protein MNKPRAIIQSLHLYFRPLSFRVSHPVSSGALAGVSEFVGRSSVHPDSRAPSGRFLLSDRLKDHRFEEARKFPDAVACLDVRLCTRMIAGYARDGRLDKALQLFERMPVRDIISWNVMINACLDCGELELARDLFDEMPEKTVVSWTAMINGFFKFGQVDMAERFFDLLPMKDLAAHNTMLHGYFSNCRVEAAMRFFEEMPSRNVISWTSVIGGLAQNGMSGEALLAFQKMANFGIFPTSNTLACVLSVCGNASAFFLGLQTHGLALKSGFCFNTFISSSLITFYSVSKKMDEAIKVVSDMELNKDVVTWTALLTGFSSNNKHEDALKIFVNMLRAGVLPNQSSFSSVLNSCCGLEALVRGKEVHAPAIKLNLGEDLYVCNSLIVMYSKCGSTSDSLALFNRTSKKNLVTWNAAISGCAQHGQGLQALALFTQMIRSGVGPDEFTFTALLTACSHSGLLQKGRQLFKYFSRQDTFVELRHEHYSCVVDLLGRGGKLDEAEEFIRNMPLKPNSIVWLALLSAGKMHSNLDVSERAMTEILKVDPQSCAAYVLMSNLYASANKWSEVSRLRFLMKRNGIVKQEGRSWVTVKGQRHVFLSGDKSHPLRKIIYQKIDWLNRKLKELGYVPDKRFSLHDIEDEQKEESLSYHSERLAIAFGLVTTVEFSTIIVMKNLRVCGDCHSVIKLIGQIVGREIVVRDSARFHHFKDGACSCGDYW; this is encoded by the coding sequence ATGAACAAACCTCGCGCCATCATTCAAAGTCTCCATCTTTACTTCAGACCCTTATCGTTTCGTGTTTCACACCCTGTTTCGTCCGGAGCCTTGGCCGGTGTCTCCGAATTCGTGGGGCGCTCTTCTGTTCATCCCGATTCAAGAGCACCCAGTGGGAGGTTCCTACTGTCTGATCGCTTAAAGGACCACAGGTTTGAGGAAGCTCGGAAATTTCCCGATGCAGTTGCATGCCTGGATGTCCGATTATGCACCCGGATGATTGCAGGCTATGCACGAGACGGCCGGCTTGACAAGGCCCTACAACTGTTTGAAAGAATGCCCGTGAGAGACATAATTTCGTGGAATGTCATGATAAATGCGTGCTTGGACTGTGGGGAGTTAGAGCTTGCTCGGGACCTCTTCGATGAGATGCCCGAGAAAACTGTGGTTTCGTGGACGGCAATGATAAATGGCTTCTTTAAGTTCGGGCAAGTTGATATGGCTGAGAGGTTCTTTGACCTGTTGCCCATGAAAGATCTGGCTGCTCATAACACAATGCTTCATGGGTATTTCAGTAATTGCAGAGTCGAGGCTGCGATGAGGTTCTTCGAGGAGATGCCTTCACGGAACGTGATCTCATGGACTTCAGTGATTGGAGGACTTGCCCAGAATGGGATGAGTGGAGAAGCTTTACTTGCTTTCCAGAAAATGGCAAATTTTGGCATTTTCCCGACTTCGAACACATTAGCTTGTGTTTTGTCCGTCTGTGGGAATGCCTCGGCCTTTTTTCTCGGTCTGCAAACTCATGGCCTTGCTCTCAAATCAGGATTTTGCTTCAACACGTTCATTTCTTCATCTTTGATTACATTCTATTCGGTCTCTAAGAAGATGGATGAAGCCATTAAGGTTGTCTCAGACATGGAATTGAACAAGGACGTAGTCACATGGACGGCTCTTCTGACTGGCTTCAGCTCAAACAATAAGCACGAGGATgcattgaaaatttttgtcAACATGTTAAGAGCAGGCGTCCTTCCTAATCAATCTTCCTTCTCAAGTGTGCTAAATTCATGCTGTGGTCTGGAGGCACTTGTTCGAGGCAAGGAGGTCCATGCTCCAGCCATTAAGCTAAACCTCGGAGAGGACCTTTATGTCTGCAATTCTCTCATCGTCATGTACTCTAAATGTGGGTCGACGAGCGATTCTTTAGCTCTATTTAATAGAACCAGCAAGAAGAACTTGGTCACATGGAATGCAGCTATCTCGGGATGTGCTCAGCATGGTCAGGGACTCCAAGCGCTGGCACTTTTCACCCAAATGATACGTTCTGGTGTAGGGCCCGATGAGTTCACATTCACGGCATTGCTCACTGCTTGTAGCCACTCGGGATTGCTGCAGAAAGGAAGGCAACTGTTTAAATATTTCAGTAGGCAAGATACCTTTGTTGAACTGAGGCATGAGCACTACTCGTGCGTGGTAGATCTACTGGGACGCGGTGGGAAGCTTGACGAAGCAGAGGAATTCATAAGAAACATGCCCTTGAAACCAAACTCCATAGTGTGGTTAGCGTTGCTTAGTGCCGGGAAAATGCACTCAAACTTGGATGTTTCGGAAAGAGCTATGACTGAGATTCTCAAGGTGGACCCGCAATCGTGTGCCGCTTATGTGTTGATGTCCAACTTGTATGCTTCTGCTAATAAATGGAGTGAAGTATCAAGATTGAGGTTCCTCATGAAGCGCAACGGAATTGTGAAACAGGAAGGACGCAGTTGGGTCACAGTAAAGGGGCAAAGGCACGTGTTCCTATCTGGGGACAAATCTCACCCTCTGAGGAAGATTATATATCAGAAAATTGACTGGTTAAATAGGAAACTGAAGGAGTTGGGTTATGTTCCCGATAAGAGGTTTTCCCTGCATGATATTGAGGACGAACAAAAGGAGGAGTCTTTATCTTATCACAGCGAGAGGCTTGCTATCGCATTTGGGTTGGTTACTACCGTGGAGTTCAGTACGATAATTGTAATGAAGAACCTCCGGGTTTGTGGGGATTGCCATTCTGTGATTAAGCTCATAGGACAAATTGTTGGAAGGGAGATTGTAGTGAGGGACTCTGCTCGGTTTCACCATTTCAAAGATGGAGCTTGCTCTTGCGGTGATTACTGGTAG
- the LOC116202295 gene encoding 60S ribosomal protein L32-1 — translation MAVPLLSKKIVKKRVKKFKRPQSDRKISVKPNWRRPKGIDSRVRRKFKGCTLMPNIGYGSDKKTRHYLPNGFKKFVVHNVSELELLMMHNRTYCAEIAHNLSTKKRKEIVERAAQLDVVVTNKLARLRSQEDE, via the exons ATGGCGGTCCCGTTGTTGTCGAAGAAGATCGTCAAGAAGCGGGTGAAGAAGTTCAAGAGGCCGCAGAGCGATCGCAAGATCTCCGTTAAG CCTAACTGGAGGAGACCGAAAGGTATCGATTCCCGTGTCAGAAGAAAGTTCAAGGGATGCACTCTGATGCCCAATATCGGGTACGGCTCCGACAAGAAGACCCGCCACTACCTTCCTAATGGTTTTAAGAAGTTTGTAGTTCACAATGTCAGCGAGCTCGAACTCCTTATGATGCACAACAG GACATATTGCGCTGAGATTGCACACAATCTCTCgacgaagaagaggaaagagatTGTTGAGCGAGCTGCTCAACTCGACGTGGTTGTCACGAACAAGCTTGCAAGGCTACGGAGCCAAGAGGACGAGTAA
- the LOC116202296 gene encoding non-specific lipid-transfer protein 8-like translates to MECSSRRVLFLAVAAAFLLLSLAPISESAISCSDVLKDLRPCVNYLKSGTGKPPDACCKGAAALANAATTSADKKAACACIKSAAKQFNPNSQLAQDLPGNCGITLPVAVSPNVDCSKFG, encoded by the exons ATGGAGTGTTCGAGTCGGAGAGTTCTATTTCTCGCCGTGGCGGCAGCATTCCTTCTCCTCTCACTAGCCCCAATTTCCGAATCAGCCATTTCGTGCAGTGATGTGCTGAAGGACCTGAGGCCTTGCGTAAACTATCTCAAGAGCGGGACCGGGAAGCCTCCGGATGCCTGCTGTAAAGGGGCCGCTGCTCTGGCAAATGCTGCGACCACATCGGCTGACAAGAAGGCTGCCTGTGCCTGCATTAAGTCAGCTGCGAAGCAGTTCAATCCCAACTCACAGTTGGCCCAAGATCTCCCGGGCAACTGCGGGATCACTCTGCCTGTTGCTGTTTCACCCAATGTGGACTGTTCCAA GTTTGGCTAA